In Actinopolyspora saharensis, the genomic window CGCGAGTAACCGGTCACACCGCCGTCCACACGGGCTGATCAGTGGTACTTTGCTTACGGTCAGTGATGCGAGTACCGAGGTGGGGCGTGCGGAAACGCAACGAGCGGCGCAACGCGATTCAGACGGCCTTCGACCGGCTCAGCGCCACCGCGGCCACGGCCCTCGGAGCGGCCGAGAACGAGGTGGCGCGGGTCCGGTCGGATCAGGCCAAGCAGGAGCACGCGCTGCGAATCGCACAGCACGGGGTCTCCGCTGCGGCAGGGGATCCGGACTCGTTCGAGGGGTCCGAGCAACCGGAGTTCCGGACGGCGCTGGACGAGGCGCTGGCCGAACGGGCCGAGGTGTTCTCCCGGTGGACGGCGCAGGGCCCCGAGCGGTTGACCGAGCTGATGGCCGAAGCGGCCCCCGGCACCGCCTCGGCGCCGTGGCGCGAGTGGCTGGGCAGCATCGGTTCCGCGACCGCCCAGACCCCCGCTCCCGAGCTGTGGCGCATCGGCGCCGCACACGCCCCGGCCGCTCCCGAAGCCCCCGGCTTTCCCGCGGCGGTTCCGCTGCTCGACGAGTCGAACCTGCGCATCACCTGCCGGTCCGCCAACGCGGAGGAAGCCACGCGGGACGCGGCCGAGCACCTCGTGCAGAACCTGCTGCTGCGCGTGCTCTCGTACTACGAGCCGGGACTGGTGCGCGTGCACGTCTGGGACACCGCACGGCTGACCGGCACCCTGCCCGGGCTGTTCCCCCTGACCCGCTCGGGTCTGCTCACGGCGCACGATCCGACGCGGCTGGACGACCTCCTCGAGGAACTGGCCGAGCACATCAGGAGGATCCACACCACCGCGCTGCTCGGCGGGCACACCTCGCTGAAGTCCCTCGTGGAGGAAACCGGCCATCGTGGCGAGCCCTGGCGGATCGCCGTGCTGTTCGGCGACGGCGAACCGCTCAAGGAGGAACAGCAGCAGCAGTTGCAGCGCGTCGCCCGCAACGGCCTGTCCTGCGGCATCCAGCTGATCGTCGTGGACCTGCCCATGACGGTGAACAACGCCCTGGAGTCGGTGACCCTGACCGGTCCGAACAGCGCGCGCAGCAGCATGACCGGCGCCCACCTGGCGATCGCTCCGGACGAGACTCCGCCGCGGGAACGCGTGAGCAGGGCGTGCTCGGCGATCTCGGAAGCGTTCCAGGCCAGGCGCTCCCGGGTGCGGACCTTCTCCGACCTGCTTCCCGAGCAGTACTGGACGAACGACTCCACCTCCGGGCTGACCGCTCCCGTGGGGTTCTTCGAGGGGGAGCCGGTGCGGATCTCGCTCGGCGACTCCAGCCCGCACACCCTGGTCGGGGGTCCCAGCGGCTCGGGCAAGACGAACTTCCTGTACGGGATGCTGGGGGCGCTGGCCGCCCGGTACAGCCCGGACGAGCTGGAGATGTACCTGCTCGACTTCAAGGAGGGCGTGTCCTTCGCCCAGTTCACCCCGGGGAGCAGGGATCCGAGCTGGCTGCCGCACGCCAAGCTCGTGGGGGTCAACGTCAACACCGACCGCGAGTTCGGGCTGGCGCTGCTGCGCTTCCTCGCCACGGAGATGCGGCGCAGGGCCGACGCGGCCAAGGCCTGCGAGGTGACCAAGCTCGAGGAGCTGCGCCAGCGCGATCCGCAGGGGCGTTGGCCCCGGATCGTCGCCGTGATCGACGAGTTCCAGTACCTGTTCTCCGAACGCGACTCGGTGTCCACCCAGGCGGCCACGCTGCTGGAGGACGTCGCCCGCAGGGGGCGCTCCCAGGGGATCCACCTGGTGC contains:
- a CDS encoding FtsK/SpoIIIE domain-containing protein, which codes for MRKRNERRNAIQTAFDRLSATAATALGAAENEVARVRSDQAKQEHALRIAQHGVSAAAGDPDSFEGSEQPEFRTALDEALAERAEVFSRWTAQGPERLTELMAEAAPGTASAPWREWLGSIGSATAQTPAPELWRIGAAHAPAAPEAPGFPAAVPLLDESNLRITCRSANAEEATRDAAEHLVQNLLLRVLSYYEPGLVRVHVWDTARLTGTLPGLFPLTRSGLLTAHDPTRLDDLLEELAEHIRRIHTTALLGGHTSLKSLVEETGHRGEPWRIAVLFGDGEPLKEEQQQQLQRVARNGLSCGIQLIVVDLPMTVNNALESVTLTGPNSARSSMTGAHLAIAPDETPPRERVSRACSAISEAFQARRSRVRTFSDLLPEQYWTNDSTSGLTAPVGFFEGEPVRISLGDSSPHTLVGGPSGSGKTNFLYGMLGALAARYSPDELEMYLLDFKEGVSFAQFTPGSRDPSWLPHAKLVGVNVNTDREFGLALLRFLATEMRRRADAAKACEVTKLEELRQRDPQGRWPRIVAVIDEFQYLFSERDSVSTQAATLLEDVARRGRSQGIHLVLASQDVSGIEAFWGKPAIFEQFILRIALPKARRVLVDNNTTALELPRWHAVVNHDSGVKHGNEVARIPDATASETFDSLQTDLWERHLWETGRRNARPPRLFDGSHLPRLSELEDYEALRPGPARSPQVLLGQVIDVRGTAAALPFGRSPGRNLAVLGSAQQDAVAVLGASALSLAAQFVPGDVEFTIAGLVEESAEHARALETTLRRNGHEVSFVETGELNDTLQRLSALLDERADSSSKGSGAAKHCLLLYGADAAQPLLENKDPQTRLSGLDQLRKILKQGPEAGVHTIGWWRSVQRLRNALGMGPADDVGAWVAFDVQGQELAPLAAGQLITWSPRAHRGLFFDRSTHSHPEVVLPFDLSGMLEERMPEPEFDEQEHVPRPRGSDAVVSNVGEETGD